In the genome of Bacteroidales bacterium, one region contains:
- a CDS encoding DUF134 domain-containing protein: MIRHICCRPEGNLYKPAGISMGRLAMERLTLDEFEAIRLADYEGLYHEQAAKEMGISRATFGRILEEARKKLASAIVNGHAFLIEGGPVTYHEHGRGCCNRIIFEENAIHKQKEDTK, encoded by the coding sequence ATGATTCGGCATATCTGCTGCAGACCGGAAGGGAATCTGTACAAACCTGCCGGCATATCTATGGGCAGGTTGGCGATGGAGCGGCTTACTCTTGATGAATTTGAAGCCATTCGCCTGGCTGATTATGAAGGATTGTATCACGAACAGGCAGCAAAAGAAATGGGTATCTCGCGGGCTACCTTCGGAAGAATTCTTGAAGAGGCCCGTAAAAAGCTTGCTTCAGCCATAGTTAACGGCCATGCCTTTCTCATAGAAGGAGGTCCGGTAACGTATCATGAACATGGACGCGGTTGTTGTAACAGGATCATCTTTGAAGAAAATGCTATACACAAACAAAAGGAGGATACAAAATGA
- a CDS encoding dinitrogenase iron-molybdenum cofactor biosynthesis protein gives MKKVAVPSRGNMVDEHFGHCEAFTVYHIDDRNSITGKETVQSPQGCGCRSNIASDLAARGVTVMLVGGLGQGARNVLNQAGIEVYSGFSGPADEAVQRFLNGFTGDHSTCAEHQHHHQHGHGCKH, from the coding sequence ATGAAAAAAGTAGCTGTTCCCAGCAGGGGAAACATGGTAGATGAGCATTTCGGGCATTGCGAAGCTTTTACGGTTTATCACATCGACGACAGGAATAGCATAACCGGCAAGGAAACGGTTCAGTCTCCGCAAGGATGCGGTTGCCGGTCGAATATTGCTTCCGACCTGGCAGCCCGGGGTGTAACCGTTATGCTGGTAGGAGGTCTTGGACAAGGTGCCAGAAATGTTTTGAATCAGGCAGGTATTGAAGTGTACAGTGGTTTTTCCGGTCCGGCCGACGAAGCCGTGCAACGTTTTCTCAACGGATTTACGGGAGACCATTCTACCTGTGCCGAACATCAGCATCATCACCAACACGGCCATGGTTGCAAACATTAA
- a CDS encoding zinc-binding dehydrogenase, whose product MDSNRMPKKMKSLFLKSKEGELEVREVAVPEPGKGEVLIKMAFAPINPSDINRLKSVQEEEIIHFVPGLEGSGTVVGAGKGILPAFLKGKRVACNATYSFSGTWAEYMVTKASRCFPLPEKITDEQGSMLFVNPMTALAFRNIAVRGKHRAIISQAAGSALGQMVLQLMEREKITVINLVRNEKQEKRLKTLSGGIVINTNNPDYYGILREAILAFSPTLFLDPVGGEMHDVILSLMPENSKSIIYGTLSGEKLEIHPRTLISANKTVTGFFLGHYLEEQNLLCLIKMVREAGRFLAREHHITIREKVPLEEVQKAIPRYLDNMSAGKILISL is encoded by the coding sequence ATGGATTCTAATAGAATGCCCAAAAAGATGAAATCCCTGTTCCTCAAAAGCAAGGAAGGGGAATTGGAAGTGCGCGAAGTGGCGGTGCCGGAACCCGGAAAGGGGGAAGTGCTGATAAAAATGGCCTTTGCCCCCATCAATCCCTCCGATATCAACCGGCTGAAATCGGTTCAGGAAGAAGAAATCATCCACTTTGTCCCGGGCCTTGAAGGATCGGGGACTGTTGTAGGAGCAGGCAAGGGCATTTTGCCTGCCTTCCTGAAAGGGAAGAGGGTGGCCTGCAATGCGACTTATTCCTTCAGTGGAACATGGGCTGAATATATGGTTACCAAAGCATCGAGGTGTTTTCCTCTTCCGGAAAAAATTACCGATGAACAGGGTTCGATGCTCTTTGTCAATCCAATGACAGCTCTTGCTTTCCGCAACATAGCCGTGCGCGGAAAGCATCGTGCCATCATCAGTCAGGCCGCAGGCAGTGCGCTGGGACAAATGGTTCTTCAGCTTATGGAACGGGAAAAGATAACCGTTATCAATCTGGTACGAAATGAAAAACAGGAAAAAAGGCTGAAAACCCTGAGCGGGGGGATTGTTATAAACACAAATAATCCAGACTATTATGGCATATTACGTGAAGCAATACTTGCATTTTCTCCTACTCTTTTTCTTGATCCGGTGGGAGGGGAAATGCATGACGTTATTTTATCGTTGATGCCAGAAAATTCAAAATCAATAATATACGGCACATTATCGGGAGAAAAACTTGAAATACATCCCCGTACATTGATTTCTGCCAACAAAACAGTAACCGGTTTTTTTCTGGGGCATTATCTGGAAGAACAGAACCTGCTGTGCCTGATTAAAATGGTGAGGGAGGCAGGACGTTTTCTTGCCAGAGAACATCACATTACCATCAGGGAAAAAGTACCTCTGGAAGAAGTTCAGAAGGCAATCCCCCGGTATCTTGATAATATGTCGGCAGGAAAAATTCTGATCTCTTTGTGA